One genomic window of Pseudomonadales bacterium includes the following:
- a CDS encoding ion transporter gives MVKRTPLRQQLYSVIFGTDTPAGQWFDLLLIYAILLSVFAVSLDSVAKLHESYGNIFYILEWTFTILFTIEYIARVYCCPSPRRYIFSYYGLIDLVSIVPTYLALFMTGASYLLMIRLLRVLRIFRVLKLARYLTESTLLMRALYLARRKILIFFSIVLVLSTIFGSLMFVVEGPGNGFTSIPKSIYWTIVTITTVGYGDITPHTVLGQLIATISMMLGYSIIAIPTGIVTAELATEMQRRKASLHCRDCHKGGHDEDAEYCKWCGGELP, from the coding sequence ATGGTAAAAAGAACGCCCCTTCGTCAACAGCTGTACTCTGTTATTTTCGGCACTGATACACCTGCAGGTCAATGGTTTGATTTGCTGCTGATTTACGCCATATTACTGAGTGTCTTTGCAGTGTCGCTGGATTCTGTGGCGAAACTGCATGAGAGTTATGGCAACATCTTTTATATTCTGGAGTGGACATTCACCATTCTGTTTACTATTGAGTATATTGCCAGGGTTTACTGCTGTCCCTCGCCGCGCCGGTATATCTTCAGTTATTACGGCCTGATTGATCTGGTCTCTATTGTGCCAACCTATCTGGCACTATTTATGACAGGTGCCAGTTATCTGTTAATGATTCGCTTGCTTCGGGTGCTAAGGATTTTCCGGGTGCTGAAGCTGGCTCGCTATCTGACGGAATCAACCCTGTTGATGAGAGCATTGTATCTGGCACGCCGTAAAATACTGATTTTTTTCAGTATAGTGCTGGTGTTGAGCACTATTTTTGGCAGTCTGATGTTTGTGGTGGAAGGCCCGGGAAACGGGTTTACCAGTATCCCCAAGAGCATCTATTGGACGATCGTTACTATTACCACGGTTGGTTATGGTGATATTACGCCTCATACAGTGTTAGGTCAGCTTATAGCGACCATCTCAATGATGCTGGGTTATTCTATTATCGCGATTCCCACCGGCATTGTGACGGCCGAGTTAGCCACAGAGATGCAGCGGCGAAAAGCCTCTCTGCATTGTCGTGACTGTCACAAGGGTGGGCATGATGAAGATGCTGAATACTGTAAATGGTGCGGAGGAGAGCTTCCGTAA
- a CDS encoding S9 family peptidase, with amino-acid sequence MTAARPTFDYPLARNNKLYWLESRPWENGRTVVVEKDQNNRTRDIVPAPLSVRSQVHEYGGTPYIIVGDTLYFCLQDDQRIYRLDTRSDHAIPQPVTPAPEENGSEYRFADFCYDENRHRLICVCEVHQSSQHEPENFIAAIPLTDSSGTNTIEKLVYGNDFYAYPRISPDGHQLCWVSWDHPNMPWDSSQLYLADIQPDGTLAHSTLIAGEQPQSIFQPEWSPHGELHFVSDISNWWNIYRIDANGKTAPVCTLDAEFATPLWVLGMSTYGFCDDSSIVCCYSQRGEWQLAIVANGCLTNIDSPYTQIAAIHCAGQKAWFIGAANNIEAELASCDLNQRSLQTEQRPEPLPFESACLSQPQAIDFATGTDCLSRAHGFYYPATHPDYCVPEGEKPPLIVMCHGGPTGATSTALNLKIQFWTSRGFAVLDVNYRGSTGYGREYRQQLNGAWGIADIEDVVAGTRHIIAQGLADPHRVAIRGSSAGGYTVLAALTFTDTFKAGACLYGIGDLETLATDTHKFESRYLDQLIGPYPETKAIYQQRSPIHFTDQLSCPVIFFQGLEDKVVPPEQAVSMVQSLRSKKLAVAYLPFPGEGHGFRRAETICRTFNAELYFYSKVFGFSIGDAPAPVTIDNLDAIQQHNPPRPCEK; translated from the coding sequence ATGACCGCCGCCCGACCAACATTTGATTATCCTCTAGCCCGCAACAACAAACTCTACTGGCTGGAATCCCGTCCTTGGGAAAACGGTCGCACAGTAGTCGTAGAAAAAGATCAAAACAACCGCACCCGCGACATCGTACCTGCACCCTTGAGTGTGCGGTCGCAGGTTCACGAATATGGAGGAACCCCCTACATCATCGTGGGCGATACGCTATATTTTTGCTTGCAGGATGATCAGAGAATTTACCGGCTGGACACTCGATCCGACCATGCCATTCCACAACCTGTCACGCCTGCACCGGAAGAAAACGGCAGCGAATACCGCTTTGCAGATTTTTGTTATGACGAAAACCGGCATCGTTTGATCTGCGTCTGTGAAGTTCACCAAAGCTCTCAACATGAACCCGAGAATTTTATCGCCGCCATTCCCCTGACGGACTCATCCGGCACAAACACAATTGAAAAGCTGGTTTATGGAAATGATTTCTATGCCTACCCCAGAATCAGTCCTGATGGACACCAACTCTGCTGGGTTAGCTGGGACCACCCCAATATGCCGTGGGACAGCTCGCAACTGTATCTGGCCGACATACAACCCGACGGCACACTCGCCCATTCAACACTGATTGCCGGAGAGCAGCCTCAATCCATATTCCAGCCGGAATGGTCTCCCCATGGCGAGCTCCATTTCGTCTCGGATATCAGTAATTGGTGGAATATCTACCGCATAGACGCAAACGGTAAGACAGCACCCGTCTGCACACTTGATGCCGAATTTGCCACACCGCTCTGGGTTCTGGGAATGTCCACCTATGGCTTTTGTGACGACAGCTCCATTGTATGCTGCTACAGCCAGAGAGGAGAATGGCAACTGGCGATTGTGGCCAATGGCTGTTTGACAAACATCGACAGTCCGTACACTCAAATTGCTGCCATTCACTGCGCAGGCCAAAAAGCCTGGTTCATCGGTGCGGCCAATAACATTGAAGCGGAGCTGGCCAGTTGCGACCTGAATCAACGCAGCTTGCAAACCGAGCAGCGCCCGGAACCACTGCCTTTTGAATCAGCCTGTTTAAGCCAGCCGCAGGCGATAGACTTTGCCACCGGTACGGATTGCCTTTCCCGCGCCCACGGCTTTTATTATCCGGCAACCCATCCCGACTACTGCGTGCCTGAAGGGGAAAAGCCGCCATTGATCGTGATGTGCCATGGTGGACCGACCGGCGCAACCTCGACGGCGCTCAATTTAAAAATACAATTCTGGACCAGCCGCGGCTTTGCTGTGCTTGATGTGAATTATCGCGGCAGTACCGGCTACGGACGGGAGTATCGCCAACAACTCAATGGCGCCTGGGGCATAGCCGATATAGAAGATGTCGTTGCCGGTACCCGGCACATCATTGCACAGGGGTTGGCCGATCCCCACAGAGTAGCAATTCGTGGCAGCAGTGCCGGGGGCTACACGGTGCTGGCCGCACTGACCTTCACCGATACCTTTAAAGCGGGTGCATGTCTCTACGGCATTGGTGACCTGGAAACATTGGCGACCGACACCCACAAATTCGAATCTCGTTATCTTGACCAGCTGATTGGCCCATACCCCGAAACAAAAGCCATTTACCAGCAGCGTTCCCCCATTCACTTTACCGACCAGTTGAGCTGCCCGGTGATATTTTTTCAGGGGCTGGAAGACAAGGTTGTTCCACCGGAACAAGCCGTCTCAATGGTTCAGTCTCTGCGCAGCAAAAAACTTGCCGTCGCCTACTTACCGTTCCCCGGTGAAGGGCATGGCTTTAGACGCGCCGAAACAATTTGTCGAACGTTTAATGCCGAGCTGTATTTCTACTCAAAAGTGTTCGGTTTCTCGATAGGCGACGCACCAGCCCCTGTTACCATAGACAACCTTGATGCCATTCAACAGCACAACCCACCGCGACCCTGCGAAAAATGA
- a CDS encoding FAD-dependent oxidoreductase, with translation MKPTNIKNPEYFHKVVDCQYACPAHTPVPEYIRLIAQRRYSDAYMINWESNVFPGVLGRTCDRPCEPACRRGRVDEEPVAICRLKRVAADFKEDVAGRMPLPPAVSNGKIVALVGAGPASLTVARDLAPLGYELHIYDEQPTGGGFMRSQIPSFRLPESVLDEEIGFILGMGPVAHFNHYVDSLNDLLAKNYDAVFVGSGAPRGRDLAGLPGREIGDANIHIGIDWLASVAFEHTVKVGKKVIVLGGGNTAMDCCRTALRLGGEDVKVIVRSPFESMKASPWEKEDTLHEGIPIIDNHVPLEFVIEEDKLVGMRFEKVEAVFDEAGKRSLLPTGEEPVFYPCDDVLVAIGQENAFPWIEKDIGIEFDDWGLPQLDKVTFQSTNRKVFFGGDAAFGPENIITAVAQAHQAAISIDLFLSDRTLTERPAPGTNLVSQKMGIHDWSYDNAVSSDDREVVPLVELTSALQDRKLEVELGFDVAQAFDEAQRCLNCDVQTVFDEVRCIECDACVDVCPMDCINFLQNDEEPVLRDSLRVSAKNQQQDLYVSEDLKTGRVMVKDEDVCLHCGLCAERCPTAAWDMQQFYYSVTKAAPLSVNSNAQRAIACNE, from the coding sequence GTGAAACCGACAAATATAAAAAATCCTGAATATTTCCATAAGGTAGTGGACTGTCAGTACGCCTGTCCGGCACATACGCCTGTTCCTGAATATATACGTCTGATAGCGCAGCGGCGTTATTCGGATGCCTACATGATCAACTGGGAATCCAATGTATTTCCCGGGGTGCTGGGGCGCACCTGTGATCGACCCTGTGAACCCGCTTGTCGCAGGGGACGGGTTGACGAGGAACCGGTAGCCATTTGCAGGCTGAAACGGGTTGCTGCCGACTTTAAAGAAGATGTTGCCGGTCGCATGCCGCTACCCCCGGCTGTGTCGAATGGCAAGATAGTTGCCCTCGTTGGCGCTGGTCCTGCCTCGCTCACAGTGGCCCGTGATCTGGCCCCGCTGGGGTATGAATTACATATTTACGATGAACAGCCTACTGGCGGTGGTTTCATGCGCAGCCAGATACCGTCTTTCCGTCTGCCTGAATCCGTGCTGGATGAAGAGATTGGTTTTATTCTCGGTATGGGGCCGGTCGCGCACTTCAATCATTATGTTGACAGCCTTAACGATCTGCTGGCTAAAAATTATGATGCCGTCTTTGTGGGTAGTGGTGCGCCCAGAGGACGTGATCTTGCCGGATTGCCTGGCCGTGAAATCGGCGACGCCAATATCCATATAGGCATTGACTGGCTTGCCAGCGTTGCGTTTGAACATACGGTAAAAGTGGGTAAAAAAGTAATTGTTCTGGGTGGTGGTAACACCGCCATGGATTGCTGCCGTACTGCGCTCCGGCTGGGTGGCGAAGATGTGAAGGTGATTGTACGCAGTCCGTTTGAAAGCATGAAAGCGTCACCGTGGGAAAAAGAAGACACCCTTCACGAAGGTATTCCTATCATTGATAACCATGTGCCTCTTGAGTTTGTGATAGAGGAGGACAAGTTGGTTGGCATGCGCTTTGAAAAAGTCGAGGCCGTTTTCGATGAGGCGGGTAAACGATCATTGCTGCCAACAGGTGAGGAGCCAGTGTTCTACCCCTGTGACGACGTGCTGGTTGCGATTGGCCAGGAAAACGCCTTCCCCTGGATTGAAAAGGATATTGGCATTGAATTTGATGATTGGGGTCTGCCACAGCTGGACAAGGTGACGTTCCAGTCTACCAACCGCAAAGTCTTTTTTGGCGGGGATGCGGCTTTTGGTCCGGAAAACATTATTACGGCTGTTGCACAGGCTCACCAGGCCGCCATATCAATTGATCTTTTTCTCAGCGACCGAACGTTGACCGAGCGCCCGGCTCCGGGTACCAATCTGGTTAGCCAGAAAATGGGCATTCATGACTGGAGTTATGACAATGCGGTATCCAGCGATGACCGTGAGGTCGTACCACTGGTGGAACTCACCAGTGCTTTGCAGGATCGGAAACTGGAAGTCGAACTGGGTTTCGACGTTGCTCAGGCATTTGATGAAGCCCAGCGTTGTCTCAACTGTGATGTGCAGACAGTATTTGATGAAGTTCGCTGTATTGAGTGCGATGCTTGTGTTGATGTGTGCCCAATGGACTGCATCAATTTTCTGCAAAATGATGAAGAACCGGTATTGCGGGATTCATTGCGGGTGTCGGCCAAAAACCAGCAGCAGGATCTCTATGTTTCCGAAGATTTAAAAACCGGTCGAGTGATGGTGAAAGACGAGGATGTTTGTCTGCACTGCGGTTTGTGTGCTGAACGATGCCCGACTGCGGCCTGGGATATGCAGCAATTTTATTATTCGGTGACCAAGGCAGCGCCGCTGTCCGTCAATAGCAATGCACAGCGAGCGATAGCATGCAACGAATAG
- a CDS encoding amino acid permease yields the protein MKQVASLRRSLSLFQITLYGIGTILGAGIYVLLGEVASISGMATPLAFLVSAIIVSFSAYAYAQLSSRFPQSAGEAVYVAEGLRVNALATLVGIAIVLGGIVSSATLLNGFIGYFKFFMPLPKSLLVIVIVSLFCSLACWGVKQSVGMAVITTLIEIVGLLMVFASGSEQISSQGINWKGFAAADIGSLPIISGAFLAFYAFIGFEDMVNMAEEVKNPRRNLPIAIFLALIITTLLYATVAIVALSIVPLEQLSSSEAPLALVVEQGGLFSPGVMAFIGIVAILNGAMIQMIMASRVLYGMANNALIPKLLGYVSPRTRTPTIATILVGILVATFALWFPLVTLAQATSSLVLLVFILVNLSLAAINWRERRWFRLTIPLTGSILCATFAGLQLLN from the coding sequence ATGAAACAGGTTGCATCACTCAGGCGCTCACTGTCACTGTTCCAGATTACCCTATACGGTATTGGTACTATTTTAGGCGCCGGTATTTACGTGCTGCTTGGTGAAGTGGCAAGCATCAGCGGTATGGCTACACCACTGGCATTTCTGGTATCCGCGATTATCGTCAGCTTCAGCGCTTACGCCTACGCTCAACTTTCCAGTCGCTTCCCGCAAAGCGCCGGTGAAGCGGTATATGTTGCCGAGGGTCTACGTGTGAACGCCCTGGCTACGCTGGTAGGCATTGCCATTGTGCTGGGTGGTATCGTCTCATCCGCCACACTGCTCAACGGCTTTATCGGTTATTTCAAGTTTTTTATGCCCTTACCCAAAAGCCTGCTGGTAATTGTAATTGTGAGCCTGTTTTGCAGTCTTGCCTGCTGGGGCGTCAAACAATCAGTGGGTATGGCGGTGATCACTACATTGATCGAAATTGTCGGCTTGCTCATGGTATTCGCATCGGGTAGCGAACAAATTTCCAGCCAGGGCATCAACTGGAAAGGCTTTGCCGCCGCAGACATTGGCAGTCTGCCAATTATCAGCGGAGCATTCCTTGCCTTCTATGCATTCATCGGTTTTGAAGACATGGTGAATATGGCCGAAGAAGTCAAAAACCCCCGCCGTAACCTGCCCATTGCTATTTTTCTGGCTTTAATTATCACGACTCTGCTGTATGCCACTGTTGCAATTGTGGCTCTGTCTATTGTGCCACTTGAGCAACTGTCCTCATCGGAAGCGCCGTTGGCACTGGTCGTGGAACAGGGGGGCCTGTTTTCACCCGGAGTTATGGCCTTTATTGGTATTGTTGCCATACTCAATGGCGCCATGATCCAGATGATCATGGCCTCCCGTGTGCTTTACGGCATGGCGAACAATGCCCTGATACCAAAGTTGCTGGGCTATGTGAGTCCTCGCACGCGCACACCCACGATTGCAACCATCCTGGTGGGCATTCTGGTTGCCACCTTCGCTCTGTGGTTCCCACTGGTTACATTAGCACAGGCTACCAGCTCACTGGTTCTACTGGTTTTCATTCTGGTTAATTTATCACTGGCAGCAATAAACTGGCGTGAACGTCGCTGGTTCAGGCTGACGATTCCTCTAACTGGCAGCATACTTTGTGCAACATTTGCCGGATTGCAACTATTGAATTAG
- the yciH gene encoding stress response translation initiation inhibitor YciH has protein sequence MTKSSRLVYSTDQGRIKPSTVKTKEERMSDIAGDGIVRIRREVSGRKGKGVTTISGLTLDEKSVKQLAKQLKQLCGTGGSIKNGVVEIQGDHREKIKAELEKLGHKVKLAGG, from the coding sequence ATGACCAAAAGTTCACGGCTGGTTTATTCAACCGATCAGGGCCGAATCAAACCATCAACTGTTAAGACAAAAGAAGAACGCATGTCAGACATTGCCGGGGACGGGATCGTGCGAATTCGACGCGAAGTGAGCGGACGAAAAGGCAAAGGTGTTACTACCATTTCCGGATTAACTCTGGATGAAAAATCTGTCAAGCAACTCGCCAAACAGCTAAAGCAGCTCTGCGGTACTGGCGGCTCAATCAAAAACGGTGTTGTGGAAATTCAGGGCGATCATCGAGAAAAAATCAAAGCAGAGCTAGAAAAACTGGGCCACAAAGTCAAACTGGCCGGAGGATAA
- the greB gene encoding transcription elongation factor GreB, translating into MSRYRPPQPKSAPYITPEGAQALQKELQQLWKVERPAVTATVSEAAKNGDRSENGDYIYGKRRLREIDRRVRYLAKRLDELTIVDRSPAEQDKVFFGAWVTLENEKGETRCYRIVGADEFDLKRNMISVDSPIARAVLGKKLDDEAMIQTPEGNLCYSIIGIKYSDQ; encoded by the coding sequence ATGAGTAGATACCGGCCACCCCAACCGAAAAGCGCACCTTATATCACTCCCGAAGGTGCCCAGGCACTCCAGAAAGAACTACAGCAGCTCTGGAAAGTGGAACGCCCGGCTGTCACAGCAACCGTTTCAGAGGCGGCCAAAAACGGGGACCGCTCAGAAAATGGCGATTATATTTACGGTAAACGCCGCCTGAGGGAGATTGATCGCCGTGTTCGTTATCTGGCGAAACGACTGGACGAGCTGACTATTGTCGACCGCAGCCCGGCAGAACAGGATAAAGTATTTTTTGGCGCCTGGGTGACGCTGGAAAATGAAAAAGGTGAAACCCGCTGTTACCGCATTGTCGGCGCTGACGAATTTGATCTGAAACGCAACATGATCAGCGTCGATTCACCAATTGCACGTGCCGTTCTGGGAAAAAAACTGGACGATGAAGCCATGATACAAACCCCGGAAGGAAACCTTTGCTACAGTATCATTGGGATCAAATATTCTGATCAGTAA